One genomic window of Fusobacterium simiae includes the following:
- a CDS encoding TolC family protein: MKLKNNLIFLSFILFFSCSNITKVDIEEENKNMLKELKEKEASTENLRKEKEGVLYLDECIDLALKNNSQIKLKEIETKIAKIEKNISFGNFLPRISAMYSISELDRYVSATIPAPDITLGILGGITLPSLPVTLTSRMVDKDFKNYALTAQLPIFVPATWFLYSARAKGENIGLYTEDLTKKMIKLKVISEYYYILALITEKSVLESEYAYAKKLNKNAKLALETESILKWQEEQTELLVKQKENAIENNKRDLQIAKMNLMNDLGLDLNSDFRFVFPEDTVYKLPPLEDVVYDALINSELIKISHNVVGISKDKIKIAMSSFLPQISLSGGVVGTGLTFLNPKNILFGAVAGFLSLFNGFKDVNEYEKAKLQSEAAYIQREEVIMNTIISAVDSYNNVKKSIEDKELADMNYKIANEKFKQKKLENEVGNITDADLLNEMAELENATSLKEKADFKYSVSVAALKMLIEKGE; encoded by the coding sequence GAAAAATAATTTAATTTTCCTTTCATTTATTTTATTTTTTTCTTGTTCCAATATTACTAAAGTTGACATAGAAGAAGAAAATAAAAATATGTTGAAAGAATTAAAAGAAAAAGAGGCAAGTACAGAAAATCTAAGAAAAGAAAAAGAAGGTGTGTTGTATCTTGATGAGTGTATAGATTTAGCTTTAAAAAATAATTCTCAAATAAAATTAAAAGAGATAGAGACAAAAATAGCAAAAATTGAAAAAAATATTTCTTTTGGTAATTTTTTACCAAGAATTTCTGCTATGTATTCAATCTCTGAATTAGATAGATATGTGAGTGCAACTATTCCAGCACCTGATATAACTTTAGGAATCTTAGGAGGAATAACTTTACCATCACTTCCTGTTACACTGACAAGTAGAATGGTGGATAAAGATTTTAAAAATTATGCTTTAACAGCACAACTTCCAATTTTTGTACCAGCTACTTGGTTTTTGTATTCAGCAAGAGCTAAAGGTGAGAATATTGGATTGTACACAGAAGATTTAACAAAAAAAATGATAAAATTAAAAGTTATAAGTGAATACTACTATATTTTAGCTTTGATAACTGAAAAAAGTGTATTAGAAAGTGAATATGCTTATGCAAAAAAATTAAATAAAAATGCAAAATTAGCCTTAGAAACTGAAAGTATTTTAAAATGGCAAGAGGAGCAGACAGAACTTTTAGTTAAACAAAAAGAAAATGCTATTGAAAATAATAAAAGAGATTTACAGATTGCAAAAATGAACTTAATGAATGATTTAGGTTTGGATTTAAATTCAGATTTTAGATTTGTATTTCCTGAAGATACAGTCTATAAACTTCCTCCACTAGAAGATGTTGTGTATGATGCACTTATTAATAGTGAACTTATAAAAATAAGTCATAATGTTGTGGGAATAAGCAAGGATAAAATAAAAATTGCAATGAGTAGTTTTTTACCACAGATTAGTTTAAGTGGTGGTGTAGTTGGAACAGGTTTAACATTTCTTAATCCTAAAAATATTCTTTTTGGTGCAGTTGCAGGATTTTTATCATTATTTAATGGCTTTAAAGATGTAAATGAATATGAAAAAGCTAAATTACAATCAGAAGCAGCCTATATACAAAGAGAAGAAGTCATAATGAATACTATTATATCAGCAGTGGACTCATATAATAATGTCAAAAAAAGTATAGAAGATAAAGAATTGGCTGATATGAATTATAAGATTGCAAATGAAAAATTTAAACAAAAAAAGTTAGAAAATGAAGTAGGAAATATAACAGATGCCGATTTATTAAATGAAATGGCAGAATTAGAAAATGCAACTAGCCTTAAAGAAAAGGCAGATTTTAAATATAGTGTTTCAGTTGCAGCATTAAAAATGCTGATTGAAAAAGGAGAATAA